GCTAACTTCTGGTCTGTGTTTGTTTCTCGGTCTGGCTAGTGGATAGTATGGCGCACTACTCAGCAGAAACACATTTTTGACGTACTCTTCTTGGAtaacatgatataaatattaacaatCAAACAGAGAACATATTACAATAGTGCAAAAATCGCTGTGTGCGACTCACCAAATAGCCTTGAATGCTTCATGCATATCCAATCTGACTGCATGAGATTGCCGTCAAATGTCATTTAGACTGTATGTCTAATGTGATTTACTTTTCATTAGTGATTAGTGTGATTTATCTTGTTATCAGAAATAATGTACATGCGTGCGTGTGGTCACCATAGgccgtaaaaaaaatatggacgacgtgACTTCTGTTTCCGCTGACCAtagttgaagctttcagacgccgcacacggcgctgacatcttgggaccagagtctgtgcagtagtgaTTTCGGGATCGGAGTCTGCGCAGAGCAGGatgtagagcaggaagtacagccgtgatatcaaaagcccgcccacactctcacagttgcagaacaattaattatgttggtgtgaaataaacagttatgtaaATGTAGATAttaagctaaagctccaatctgctcccaaaaatccagaaaaaagtcagttagtgcctcagtgagaacttcactcagagaagacgtcgatctcagctgtcaatcatgacgtcacacttcccgtttttatagcatcaaataattAACTAAGCCATCTCCCTTACACTCTTAccaacactcacacacatcatcaacacatctctctgcaccggcatcttccctaccacattcaagcaggctcgggtaaccctactgcttaaaaaaccctaattagacacatcacttgcagagaactacagacctgtttctctcTTGCTATTCATAgcgaaaacacttgaaagagtttttcaaccaggtctcatctttctcacagtctaatcaactggacgtaaaccagtcgggtttcaaaaagggccactcaactgagacggcattattgccagttactgaagccctgcggATAGCAaaagctgcatccaaatcatcagtcctgctgctgtctgctgcctttgacactgtaaatcatcagattcttctgtccaccctctcatctctgggcatcacagggactccactccactggtttgagtcctatctcacagggtcttttaaggttgcctggagaggagagaTATCCAAAGCACATCAACTGATCCCAGGGGTTCCTCAgagctcagtgcttggacctctcctcttctccattacactacatcactgggacccatcattcaggcacatggcctctcatattattgctatgctgatgacacacggctctccctctcatttcaaccagatgatcccacagtagctgcacgaatctcaaaCTGTCTGGCGGATATCTctgcatggatgaaaaaacatcacctgcagctcaacttagcaaagactgagctgctcgCCTTCCCTACTAATCCGACCCTACAACACGACTtcaccatccagctaggttcatctttgattacccCTTCAAgatcggtcagaaatcttggagtaatctttgatgaccagctgtccttcaaagaccacatctcagtggacagctcggtcatgcaggtttgcgttGCCCAAAATCAGGAAAATtagaccgttccttacggagcatgcaacacagttTCTTGTCCAGgacctggtcatttctagacttgactattacAATgtgcttctggctggacttccatcatgtgcaatcaaaccgctgcatatgatccagaacgctgcggcacCTCTTGACTTGaatgagcccaaaatggctcatgtcacacctcttttcatctctctgcattggctaccagtATTGCAGTACCCGCATatttcgactcactcctacgagcctacacccccaccagaagccttcgctcagctaacgagcagaggcttgtggtaccatcacagagaggcatgaaatctctctccagaactttttcattcattgttcctggttgctGGAACAATCTTCCGTCCACCATACACatgacagaatcactcgcttcattcaaaagacaggtaaaaactcatctcttccatgagcacttaatctcatcattaaaaaaaactcttcctccactacttttttctcttttccctccctttgctggtttttgctactctgagtaatatacaaatctttgtatttagggcactttttgcgtttccTTCATGACAGAttgcttcctgtactcctcagttgtaagtcgctttggataaaagcatctgctaaatgcataaatgtaaatgtaactaattaaactaaacttatttaaaaaacgaacacttgaaataaaatcattgtgatgataactgcctacaatgacattaactttggggaaaaaatatttgaagtgtaatttgatttgtttagtttgcctcgcgtccataaGAAAACACGGAGGgacggctatactgggaccggccacctGGGGACGATCAAGGCGCggaggcttcagtttctgagaggagCGTTGCGGGCTTGGTGGTCACCTGTGAGATCTTCACTCCAGTCAGTTTCTCCACTGCGCTCGGCAGGCGAGTCATGATTTCCAGTACTTCTCCTGTCAGCTTAGCAACGCCCACTTCAGACCCACCGCTGGACACCATGGTGATCTTCTTAGCTTCACAGAGTGGCCTGCTGATCTCTTCTGCCATCTAGAGGAGTGGAGGACAAATGGCATTTCAACATTATTGGGTGATCGTTATCATTTATCTTATTACCATTCAGAGGTTCAGATGCACTAACCAGTGGGAGTTTCTCCAGCAGCATGTCCACCATGGCACCCTCTTTGTACTGTTTAAAAGCTTCTGCCTTTTTGGACATCTGCTCTGCTTCAGCCCGACCCTTCGCTTCCATTGCAAAGGCTTCTGCCTCTCCCCTCATCTAAAAACAGAGACCGAAAAAGATGAGGAATGAGAGAACAGGGATGTGTAAGAGTCTAAATGCCCCGATATACTCACAGCAAAATTATTTTTCGTTCTTCGCTTAGGGGTAAAAAGAAGTTCGAAAAACCATAGCGATGTAGAGGTTTGCACAAGCTCTGCAATTTGGCATTGCAGTTGTCATGTtacgtttatttatatatagcactttatactTGTTTGCTTCAAAGCAAGTagctttacagtattaaacATGAAACAATTATATCAGTGTCGCTTTCAATAAGTACAACTTCAATTTCTTCCACAAAGCAGCTCTGTGTTAGTTTTACTTGTGTCATGACCTCAAATGACTGAATAGAAGAAATGAATTGGAGAAGACTTCCATGTCAAAGTAGGCTGACCCCCAGAGCACACCTACCTATTACGCAATTGCCATGGACCAATGGTAGTTCAAAGGTGTTGGCAAGCCGATTCAAACTCCCAAAATTACTTAGCTTTGGCCTGATTTTGTTTGAAATGATGTCCCATCAGTTCTGATTACGCTTTAAATACATCAGGGGGCCTTAAAGGCGATTGTCATGTGAGGTGTGTCTTATGCAAACAGTAACGCTCATTGCCACTGATGGAAAAACAAGTGTGTAGAGAGATTCATGAACTCACTCTGATAGACTCTGCCTCAGCTTCTGCCTCCATGATCAACTGAAGCCTGTTAAATGAGAGAAGATGAAATGGTTTTTCGGGATTATCATACCAAGCTatcagttgttgttttttttttatttgcttccagCCAAGCACAAATGTGTGTTTAAGTAGACAAAAAGCGAAACCTTTGGATCATGATTCTTGTGTATCACTGCATCAGTTCCTCACCGTTCTGCCTCAGCGATCTTCTCAATACGGTATCTCTCAGCCTCGGCTGGTTTCCGGACCTTGGCTTCCAGTTCCTTCTCCCTGCGGGTGATCTCCTGCTCCTGTAAAGTGATCTGCTGCGTACGCTCCACAACCTGAACCTGCATCTTCTCCTCCTCGATACGCTGCTTTGTCTTGGCCACCTGATTCAAATGACAGTGGATGTCAGTAGATGTGACTTAAGTCCAAAGTATACTACAAAGGACtcagcaaaaaatgcttttcttacttagtatttttgtcttgtttctagtccaaacgtctaaaaattcttaaaacaagaagtatttactagacaagcaaacattattgtcttgttttgagaaCAAATAACTGGTAAGTGTGTGTAAaataagagagtttttgcttaaaataatgcttatttttagcaaaaactcttaattttgagttatttgctcccaaaacaagacaattatttTTGCATATCTAGTACAtctttcttaatgtaagaattttttgatattttgactagaaacaagacaaaaagacTAAGTAAGAAAATGATTTTTTGCTGTTATATATGTAAAGTAGTTCATTTGGCTGGGAATTTCACATGTAATAGATATTTTGGATTTGGACTGCAAAAAAGTAACCAGCTATCCCATGTAATTACTGTACTTGCCCATGACAAACAATTGCCATCCAATTACTGTACTTGCCCATGACAAACAATTGCCATCCAACAAGGCCGTTTatcttaaaaatattaattgatGTAAAGTTGCAATCCTCATTTTTTCAAGCTGGAAACCAAGTTGAATATCATTTGGTACCTGAAGCTGATAGGCCATTTCAGACTCTGCCTTCTTAGTGTTGACTTCATAATCATAGGATGCTTTCTTCAGCTCAAAGTCTCTTTGCGCTTTAGCCATCTGAATTTCATTTATATACTGAGCAGAGACCTTCTCCTGCATGGCGTGAgcctcctacacacacacacacacacaaaaacacatacatttaGTTTTATCCAAAACCATTTAATGACAACAGGAATGTATAAAATCTCACCCTGATGACCGCATCTCTCTTGAACTGAGCTTCACCGATACGGGCATCTTTTTGCACCTGAGCAGTACGAGCTTTACCCAGCGAGATTAGATAACCCTGTGAGAGAGTCTGGATGAGTTTCATACTGAGGTGTATGGTTTACTACATATATACACTACTctttaaaaagtttggggtcagcaaGATTTCTTTGGCataaaaaagtatacttttatTTGGCTACTAATTAAActtatcaaaagtgacagtaaagacatatataatgttaaaaaaaattcaaataatgctgttcttttgaactttctattcgaagaatcctgaaaaaatgcaTCTTGGTTTCCataaaccccaaacttttgaacaccAGTATTTATTAGGGTGTGAGGTGCATAACTTCACCTGATCGTCATGCACATCTTTGAGCGTGTAGCTGACAACACCGATCCCCATGTTGACCAGGTCAGAGGAAGCCACCTTAAACACCTGCTCTGAGAACTTTTTACGGTCCTGATAGATCTCCTACAGAGAGAAAGAATGAGAGATTGCACAATAAATAACAAATAGCACACCACATGTCTCAGTCACCAGAGGTTGCTTGTTTATTTCAGCACTTAAACCCTTCAGTCCTCTTTGAAATGTTCTTATAAAAAGCTTGTTTCTTTCATTCTCTGTGTGTTTGATACAGAATACAAACAGCTCTTTAAGCATCTCACAGTACCTCCACAGTCAGGTGGGCGATAATGGCTCTCTGATGTCCCTCGAGGGTCTCCAGGGCAATCTCAGCAATCGCAGTCTCGGACTTCCCCATGAACATCTGACAGGCTGCAGCCAGCATCTCTttattctgaccctggatcttcACCTGCATAACACACAAATATCAGCACTCAAGACTGTTAAACTAATGTAACAGATGACTATTACGTGTGTGTTTCTAACCTGTGCAATGCCAGTCACTGAGACCGGTACTCCATGCCTAGTGTAGACCTTTTCACTCTTTACATTCAGAGTCAGAGTATTGAGAGAGATCCTaggagaaaagaaaaacagttgtaaagCATTTAAGTCAGCATGAAGCAGAAGTTgcgatagtcttttcttcccaattgacctatcggtaagccccgccccccttagttactgttgctaactCGGACAAACAAACGGATCTTTTTGGACACAAAATGTAGCGTATACCCCGTCTGAATGATGACCAAACTTTACCGATGGTTTATTAAGTTTATTACatcatttttcaccaaaaaaaaaaatcaccgtaagagctgaacaaacaaagcGTGCGCATTAACGTCACATTCACAAACTCGCTCTCTCTCCATTGCATTATCATTAACATACACAGCAAATCACACAAAAGCACTCATAGAactaacaataaacaaacatataCAGACCATGTGCCTTTTCGGGGGTGCAGCTTATAACTGGTAAATCTGTATCTGCAAAACAACTCTGATAAACTGTGCGCAAGTTCTCCTTTTCACTACCCGTAAACTTCAATACTCATCAATATAGGAGTCCCTCATTACGATCACAGATGATAGCTACAATCCAGGATCAAAACTGTTCATGTACCACAGGGTTAGGttaaattaattaacatttaacCATCTTAATATGGAGAAATGCACCGAAATGCAGACCAtcgtttatgtgtttttgatctAACTTACACCGTTACATGACGTGAAAACAGTTACCTATAACTGACTTTAATCGTGACAACCCAAAAAAATCCCGATACTTGGAATCAGTGTTACAGTACCCCAGGAACATTATTTGACCATTTTTGTAGCAGAAACACCATCAAACCGATGAAAGCATCAGATTTTCCAATGCTTCTCTATGGCGCTGAAACCTAGAGATGTACGAGTTCCGGTGCCCGTGCAACTGATGCTCAACATCTATTGGCTCATCTGCATTCGAGGGAAGGGGCTTACCGATAGGTCAATTATGACTTATATCCAAGTGAAACCGCTTCGCAACAGCGAATTTAAAGGGGCGATGAATTAAGGAATCaattttcccttgagcttttgatatataaaaattcatggtaatataagaatatcctctaagtttcagatcTGAAAACGTTCTTGttattcaaataaaagcttttatagacaccaggctcagcaaatggCCCTAtgcttcatactgacgtcagtgtgcGACTAAAcacctctacagcgcgtctaatccagtagccccgcccaccaactcatggagggctcatgcaagctggtcaacaacaataaatatgcagaggaagattaagatattgccctattcctggttgtggaagaacacagtcgctgcataagcttccttctgatcctaatattaggaatgagtggttgaactttatttttaatcaagttccagctcacgtggggaagacatattcacttcagatgctggatttggatccgacaggaatggtgcaacacaccatgtgagtaaaacatgtttttatatgtaatagtactgcattgttatagatcattttgcttctgtgtacatgtctaacagaactttagcacgctggactcaaacacatatgggccagggctcgcaaagcccggcaggtcAATTAAACTCttattccgttcttgttctgctattctctctctcagtctctctcaagttgacatctgaagggcggcaCGCGCGGAACAAGTGCGCGCGCAcagttcgcgcttatatcgtcaGGTCTtgtgggctatgtgtaatataaaaataatagtccaatcaatcgcgggtcgatgagaaataaattattgtgtttgtttgaaaaaGACGTTTACAAACCCTGTGAACGagataatcattctggttgccgattctccctcattctctcctctctcatgtcactgaactgacagggggcttaagctcattaaatatgcaaaatcttatccaatcctagccgtcggcatttacttccaagtctccagtgcgtcacgcccaccaaaacccagcgttttggagagagcctcaaaaccagtgtagaaaatagcctattacttattagttatgatgtttttgaatgtaaaaaccacacaaacgtcattagttgatcTCAGACaccaatataattttttttttaaaagccagttcatgacacctttaaggcaggactttattttgtccatcaggaaTTGATTGAATGGTTAACTGGTGTGAGGGcaaacctgtcactcacatgagattaCATCAATAGCAAAAGATCAATGTCGAGAATGCTTTCtgtacgcaaaaaaaaaaaaaaaaaaaaatcttcatgtcATTCTCCTACGCTGTTCACATAGTAAAACTTCCACGTTCTGTCAGAATTCTGGCTCATTATTGGCCAGCTTCTGCCTCAGTGAACACTTGAACAGCGTAGGAGAATGTTACTGAAGACAAGAgcttgttgaataaagtcgttatttttgtattgtttttttgcgcataaaacgtattctcgtcgcttcaataaggttgaaccactatagtcacatggactgttttaaagatttctttattacctttctgggccttgaaagttgcaATGACGTTGTTGCCTATGGCTGGTTCAGAAACAGTGGCGGAGCCAGATTTGACTGGCCACCCTGGGTGCCACCCCAAAATTTAGATTTTGGGGTGGCACCCAGCTAAGCTATTTCCATTTCACATCCTATTGAAAGAAGCATGCATTTTGACGTGCGGCAATGACGTGCGTGTCATCCGCGCGCATCTATGGTGTAATACTTTAAAAGAAGTGCGGACAGGGCTGCGTGTGTGACGCGTCCAGGCGCAGGAAAGTGAAGTATACCCAGGGTTTTACCATTGAATATTAAGAGAATATTAGCGATAGTTTCCCAACAGATGATTAATAGCCTAATAAAAGTTGTTCACAATCCTGCATCGCCATTCATAGTTTTCTATTAAACAACACAATTTGTCttaatacattattaatgtATAATGACTTCACCCGTTGGAAGAGTGTGTATAGACTAGCTATTTTCTTTCTGTGTAAAGTCTGTTTTAATGGATGGATATTATATAGCCTAGTTTGcgcttttgttgttgtttcagaatTTACAGCACAACACATCGATGCTACATCTTTCATTCTTGAAGTGAGCCTTTTTGACTGTATGGAGATTAGATTTACTGTTTAGCATTGCCGCCGAACGCGATACGTTTGGTGCCCAAAATATGGCGCTTCATCAAAAGCGCTTACACAGTAAGCACGTCTTGCACTTGCACGTCTTGAAAAATACGCATAAAAGCATGCCAAAAATAACGAATATCATCGTAAACACAGTCTCCTATGTCTTAACCTAATGTAAGCAGTGAAATCGGATGCATGTATTATGTATATTGGATTCAACATTATGCATTTggtcttaaaggtgccctagaatgagttgaaataatatttagggcccaagccctgaaagggcgcagagccctattgttcttctaagggtttttattattattattatatattattattttttttaccgactatttgggcatttttggggcctttcccatgctcgaaaactcttgaaactttgcacacgcatcagaatgcgcggccatcagggccgggctgaggctgggacccgggcgtggcaggggggctcgacagcgccccctaaagtggggtctgaaaacgtgttctataaatcaaacacacttgcacgtacatatatgaaactcggtacacatatagagctcatcgggctgaacaactttcgtgctctaagttatgcgtcagcccaacaggaagtgagctattatgggttgttcggaaaacgcatgctctggaatttgcgatactcctcctagacgattcacccgatcagcaccaaactcggtcagcatgaagtcaagacactgaggatgctaaattgcaagcgaatttttgatatctcaaacggtttggccgtggcgaagagacaaatttatggcgagaaaagggaaacaggaagtgtgttataacttttgcatacattaattcattttgatgaaacttcagctgtgtgttcgttgtaagaggccgatcacatggatatgacttttgtgagtcaaagttatagcgccaccaactggcagcaggaagtgtcacttttgtccaaagaggagggttagttttatctgcagtcaccaaactcggtatatatattgtacatttcgagccggataactttctaatttacagtcattagctctgaccaacaggaagtcagataatttggttggaagataacaagaagtggaaagcgagctcttagtttttaccttctcctcaaaagcgattcattcaatctcctccaaactcggacaacatgaagtaaatatacagaagatgctaaaatgcgaacggttattggatatctcaaacggtgttcccgtagcaaaagcctaaaaaacacaaaataagcacacaagtgcctggttcataaataaggctatactcccacctgctggttattctatatatcacactggctgtttttctgtttttttccccctgttttttcaacacttatgcactcccttaaatgaccagtagagggcaatattgtataagttttcaagcaaaaaaccttgcctctgtgtgtgtgtgtgtgaatggttttctagcctggtggggacttaaacctgaatgcacacagactcatggggacttcccaatgggtacaaaagcttataaatcatacagaatgagttcttttgaagaaagttttgtgtgatgggtaggtttaggggcaggggcagtgtaggaggacagaatatatggtttgtacagcataaaaaccattacgtctatgagtccccagaaagatagtgaaccagacatgagtgtgtgtgtatgtgtgtgtgtttgtgggtgggtgtgtgtgttgtggatgggggatggtgaatgggcttaactgataagagttgcctgcagcatacttcagcattactactgtgtgtgtgtgtgtgtgtgtgtgtgtgtgtgtgtgtgtgtgtgtgtgtgtgtgtgtgcgtgtgtgtgcgtgtgtgtgcgtgtgtgttcttttttctagcctggtggggacttcaacctgaatgcacacagactcatggggacacgtgtcactgatttctacagtgtgtgtgtgtgtgtgtgtgtgtgtgtgagccactcttctgtctaaaaagattacctctcaatgctgtgctttggcctgcattaaaggataaaacattttattctgggtttgaataaaaaaattcatgtataaaaccagtttatttgtagggcattgacaatattgttttatataattagttaaataattgtgttaatacaaataattattaataaaaaaatataaatataaaaaaacactaataacaaaagaaaaaaaaaacacatttaattgtctttaaaaaaaaaaaaagaaaaaaagtagtgtgtgtaacttaaaaaatgagaagattaatgccttttgtttaaatataaatatagaataactaaatatagaataaccagaaggtgggagtgtagccttatttagtaaccaggtggGATATGTCCTagagaacactgttttgaagataaaactatattgttgatatattaaaacagtgttttcagacagtgaaataaaaacaatgtaatctcactgtttagattttgtgtctgtcattccccttccccctccctctctcaggatcactctctgtgtgtgtgtgtgtgtgtgtgtgtgtgtgtgtgtgggtctctctcactctgtgtgtgtgtgtgtgtgtgtgtgtgtgtgtgtggagggggtctctctcactctgtgtgtgtcgccttgtctcttgtttttttcataatttaaccctttcatatcataattgctatcagtaatatctatcactttattgtgaaaaataagtttaaaaaaaatttattatatatatataatactggtcttctgaacttacaatattttgagctgcaaaaaatacatttgcacataattgaaggtgatatcctaatacttttaattgtattCTATAACAtaggctttaaagaaggtcatgtgctgtgtttgcaaagatcacgtatgacacctctttaaactaattatttattgatagaattcaaatggataaaaaaattaaatttcacatgattttataaaagtggctgtttataataaacttctataaattttatgcacgcatattactcttatctgacactgatattaaaatcattgttgcggtctctgtgatttggcttaatttatttttaagagaagtgtaaggataatacaacttcagcatttggacagtattctgcactcattttgaaattgacatttgacatcatctgacataaaattaatgaataaaatgtaattgatctcatagatgtgactgttgtggttcctggtcatagcagcaccagtttctgcagttaatgaggtgaattcaaatgactttgacatagtccctttatttattttttcccatattaaatgcctattggcctgctgtgcacagttaagctgatgccaccggggtggtggtgcccccggcttgggcccgtcatcgctgctcgcagctttaatttaaattgttctcagaTATCTACATAAAGGGTATGTGACTTATTTAAGGGTAAAAAATGTCCAGATACGGTTTTACAGGGCCATTTACAACCCCATAAATTGTCCCTTGGATCAAATGCTctgttttgccttatttggaagggtcatgaatatgcATCCAACCTTATGTT
This DNA window, taken from Pseudorasbora parva isolate DD20220531a chromosome 7, ASM2467924v1, whole genome shotgun sequence, encodes the following:
- the flot1b gene encoding flotillin-1b, translating into MFYTCGPNEAMVISGCGRSPPLMIAGGRVFVIPCIQQIQRISLNTLTLNVKSEKVYTRHGVPVSVTGIAQVKIQGQNKEMLAAACQMFMGKSETAIAEIALETLEGHQRAIIAHLTVEEIYQDRKKFSEQVFKVASSDLVNMGIGVVSYTLKDVHDDQGYLISLGKARTAQVQKDARIGEAQFKRDAVIREAHAMQEKVSAQYINEIQMAKAQRDFELKKASYDYEVNTKKAESEMAYQLQVAKTKQRIEEEKMQVQVVERTQQITLQEQEITRREKELEAKVRKPAEAERYRIEKIAEAERLQLIMEAEAEAESIRMRGEAEAFAMEAKGRAEAEQMSKKAEAFKQYKEGAMVDMLLEKLPLMAEEISRPLCEAKKITMVSSGGSEVGVAKLTGEVLEIMTRLPSAVEKLTGVKISQAALTRMG